One region of Rana temporaria chromosome 9, aRanTem1.1, whole genome shotgun sequence genomic DNA includes:
- the MARS2 gene encoding methionine--tRNA ligase, mitochondrial, whose translation MRWLYGRVIGRWCSVRFSRKIGHGGAVRGQLITTPIFYVNAAPHLGHVYSAVLGDTLHRHTGLCGEESGLSTGTDEHGIKVQQAAAALGLNPPELCSRVSQQFRTMFDTMGISYTDFVRTTEPRHSRAVCHFWKTLEERGYIYKGTYQGWYCTSDEAFLSEEQTTEKTNSNGDKIRVSVESGHQVHWMSEENYMFRLSSLRPNLLKWLQTDPIHPAPFLRIVQKWLEEDLPDLSVSRQSNRVSWGIPVPSDPTHTIYVWLDALINYLTVAKYPDPSCSPWGPSTHLLGKDILRFHAVYWPAFLLAAGLPPPAKLFIHSHWTCQGVKMSKSLQNVIDPTECIGLYGRDGFRYFLLRNGSPERDCDFNHNSVRNLLNASLADALGGLLNRSTAPSMNPEQCWPCYQCTSVPISVKDQLETLLGALQGLPQLVDQYMTTFQVHKALEAIDGGVRSSNAFLQSQAPWKLSKGTEEDQAWGRCVLYLTLEALRLYGTLLQPAVPGLAKTILDRLGVGHDYRTLKGNPFFAATRGENCGFQGQKLGPDCGLLYHRLLDKEEQGLCKDQTQNGNRCT comes from the exons ATGCGGTGGTTGTATGGACGGGTGATCGGCCGATGGTGCTCGGTGCGCTTCAGCAGGAAGATCGGCCATGGAGGGGCGGTGCGGGGTCAGCTGATCACCACCCCGATCTTCTATGTGAACGCCGCCCCCCACCTGGGACATGTCTACTCCGCCGTGCTGGGGGACACCCTGCACCGGCACACCGGACTGTGCGGGGAGGAGAGCGGGCTGAGCACCG GCACTGATGAACATGGCATCAAGGTACAGCAAGCTGCAGCTGCATTGGGTTTGAACCCGCCTGAGCTCTGTTCAAGGGTTTCCCAGCAATTCCGCACAATGTTCGATACGATGGGAATATCTTACACAGATTTTGTTCGTACGACAGAACCACGTCACTCCCGGGCAGTGTGTCATTTCTGGAAGACGTTGGAGGAACGAGGATACATCTACAAGGGGACATACCAGGGCTGGTACTGTACTTCCGATGAGGCTTTTTTAAGTGAGGAGCAAACGACGGAGAAGACGAACTCCAACGGGGACAAAATACGCGTGTCCGTAGAAAGTGGACATCAG gttCACTGGATGAGTGAAGAGAATTACATGTTTCGGCTGTCTTCTCTACGACCTAACCTCCTAAAGTGGCTTCAGACAGACCCTATCCACCCAGCCCCGTTTCTCCGAATAGTGCAGAAGTGGCTGGAGGAGGACCTCCCAGATCTCTCCGTGTCCCGACAGAGCAACCGCGTGTCCTGGGGTATCCCGGTGCCTTCTGACCCGACTCATACCATTTATGTGTGGCTGGACGCGCTCATCAACTACCTAACCGTGGCCAAATACCCAGATCCCAGTTGCTCTCCATGGGGCCCGTCAACACATTTGCTTGGGAAGGACATTTTGCGCTTCCACGCCGTATACTGGCCGGCGTTTTTGCTAGCTGCCGGTCTGCCCCCTCCTGCAAAACTCTTCATCCATTCTCATTGGACGTGTCAAGGCGTGAAGATGTCGAAGAGCCTCCAGAACGTGATTGACCCCACCGAGTGTATTGGACTTTACGGCAGAGATGGATTCCGCTATTTCTTACTTCGTAACGGTTCCCCCGAACGCGACTGCGACTTCAACCACAATTCTGTCCGTAACCTACTAAACGCTTCTCTCGCCGATGCTCTCGGTGGACTATTGAACCGCTCCACAGCGCCCAGTATGAACCCTGAGCAGTGCTGGCCGTGTTACCAGTGCACGAGCGTGCCGATATCGGTCAAAGATCAGTTGGAGACCCTACTTGGAGCTTTACAGGGACTTCCCCAACTAGTAGACCAGTACATGACCACCTTCCAGGTGCACAAAGCCTTGGAGGCGATTGATGGTGGCGTGCGCTCCTCTAACGCGTTCCTTCAAAGCCAGGCTCCGTGGAAGCTGTCCAAAGGAACAGAAGAAGACCAGGCATGGGGACGTTGTGTTCTTTACCTCACCCTCGAAGCCTTGAGGCTTTATGGCACCCTCCTGCAGCCTGCGGTTCCTGGCCTGGCCAAGACAATCCTTGATCGGCTTGGTGTTGGCCATGATTATAGAACACTTAAAGGGAACCCTTTCTTTGCAGCGACTCGGGGCGAGAACTGCGGCTTTCAAGGGCAGAAATTGGGCCCCGACTGTGGCCTGCTGTATCACAGACTGCTAGATAAAGAAGAACAGGGGCTTTGCAAAGATCAAACGCAAAATGGAAACAGATGTACGTGA
- the LOC120913108 gene encoding RNA-binding motif protein, X-linked 2-like: protein MNPLTKVKLINELNEREARLGVKDSVSWHQDYKDSAWIFLGGLPFELTEGDIICVFSQYGEIVNINLVRDKQSGRSRGFCFVCYEDQRSTVLAVDNLNGIKVKGRTIRVDHVSNYRPPKDGDDIDEVTKTLREQGCGAERPPSSSEEEPPEEPQKIKKHKKKKKKKDNRERSSERSTRIAETIKEERVDPGYEKYNTKQTSSRQERDQRRAPERDGASGSTAKPAAYDKVKVENYKVKVEEKPHTSESKHRDYEEKRSKDFKRKR, encoded by the exons ATGAA tccgtTAACAAAAGTGAAGCTGATCAATGAGCTGAATGAACGGGAGGCTCGGCTCGGTGTGAAGGATTCCGTGTCGTGGCATCAGGACTACAAGGACAGCGCCTGGATATTTCTGG GAGGGCTGCCTTTTGAATTGACTGAAGGGGACATTATTTGTGTGTTCTCaca ATACGGTGAAATTGTGAACATTAACTTGGTGCGTGACAAACAATCCGGGCGTTCTCGTGGATTCTGCTTTGTGTGTTATGAGGATCAGAGAAGTACAGTGCTGGCTGTAGATAATCTGAATGGCATCAAG GTGAAAGGACGCACAATTCGCGTTGACCACGTGTCAAATTACCGCCCGCCTAAAGATGGCGATGATATCGATGAAGTGACCAAAACACTCCGGGAACAAGGCTGCGGTGCAGAACGTCCCCCTTCATCTTCAGAAGAAGAACCACCAGAGGAACCGCAAAAGATAAAGAAAC ataaaaagaaaaagaagaaaaaggacaaCCGTGAACGTTCCAGCGAAAGAAGCACAAGAATTGCTGAGACAATTAAGGAAGAACGTGTGGATCCAGGGTATGAGAAATACAACACTAAACAGACCTCGTCCAGGCAAGAGCGAGATCAGAGAAGGGCTCCAGAAAGAGACGGTGCTTCGGGAAGCACGGCTAAACCAGCAGCCTATGACAAGGTTAAGGTAGAAAATTACAAGGTTAAGGTAGAAGAGAAACCTCACACGTCGGAGAGCAAACATCGGGACTACGAGGAGAAACGGTCAAAggattttaaaagaaaaagatga